The Spirosoma sp. SC4-14 DNA window TGATATCACTTTATTTGGAAAGCCAAGTTTTGGGATTTCTAATCCCCAAATCATACCTCTTCCTTTAACTTTCATATTGAGCTCAGGTATTTCTTGAGAAATTAGATCAAGATAAGTACGAATTATTTTCGAGTTTTTATCTATAGATTCAATTAAACTATTCGTTTGCCAGTAAGAATTTAGGATTTCTGTAGATGCGACCATAGCTAAATTATTTCCTCTAAAAGTCCCTGTGTGCTTCCCTGGTTGCCATTGATCTAATTCTGGTTTTATTAATAGTAATGCCATAGGGTGCCCACCGCCGATTGACTTAGAGATACAAACTAAGTCAGGATACAGACCTGCTTCTTCAAAACTAAAAAAACGACCAGTACGCCCATTACCAATTTGTATATCATCTACAATTAATAAAATATCTAATTCTTTACAGAGCAACTCTAATTCTTTTAACCACGATATACTAGCAATATTTACTCCGCCCTCGCATTGTATAATTTCTACAATTATAGCAGCAGGTAATTCTATACCACTACCTTTATCTTCTAAAAATCTTCTCATATAACTTAGAGTATTAAAGCCTTCACCAAAATACCCATCATAAGGCATATGAGCTACATTAGATCTATGACTATAAAATTGGTTATGGTAGAACGAATTACCCGTTATTGCGAGTGCGCCTAAAGACAATCCATGATAAGCATTTGTGAACGATATAATATTTTGTCTTTTTTTTATAAGGCGCGCTAATTTTAGAGCCGCTTCCACAGAGTTGGCCCCAGTAGGACCGGTAAACTGAATTTTATAATCAAGGTTTCTGGGTAATAATATTATTTCATTAAATCTCTTTAAGAATTCCCTTTTTGCAACAGTTGCTTTATCTAACGATAGCGTTATTCCATCACTTTTTAAATATTTTATAAGAGCTTTATTTACAATAGGGTTATTATGGCCATAGTTGAGAGAACCTGCCCCAGCAAAAAAATCAATGAACGCGTTTCCGTACTCGTCGTAAATTTTAGAACCTTTAGCTTTATCAAATATGACAGGGAAATGACGAATATAACTTCTGACATTTGATTCAATAGATTCAAAAATTTCCATTATTATATAGCAGGCTTATGCTTTAAAATTTATTATAGATGAGGTCTATAATGTTATTTATGATATGGATTATTACTAAACTTCCCTTTTAATTCTGGTAAATGAAAGTATGGTATTTTTGCAAAAGTCGTTGACGGGCTACCTCCGAAAAACGCGAAAATATTATCTGACGATCCACGTCGCACTTCATCGGGCGTTACCAAGGGTCTTTGATTTGCATTAGCGTCCTGTACACCAAACCAGCTTCGTGTTGTAATCACATGAGAAGTTTGACCAATGGCCGCACTCACATAGTTGGCTGTAAAATTATCGTTGATGGTAAAGAACTGCCGTATTGCCGTGTTTGCCGTGAAAGTTTCCCAGTTCTCACCATACAATCCCTGCAATTGAATCAGTGATTGCAGGATCGGCCAGACCGTGATTTCAAATCCGGCATAGGTACTTAAAGCTGTTTCGATTTCAGGTAAATAACCCAAAGCTGCAAATTCATCGAGTAAAAATGTAACGCGCTTGTTGGGGTTTCTGACAACAGCCCGTAAGGTCGTTGTCGCCATGAGCCGCAGCCAACGCGCATGGCTTTGCAGTTTGTCGGCGGGAATGATGATATAGAGTGCCGTATCACCATCCGATAAGGTGGCCGGGTCATAGCCGGACCGTAATGCTTTTTGCAGGGATGGGCTTTTTAGAAAGTCAGTTGCTTGTAAAATGGAGGAGAGGATACTGCCAAACGTTTCCTCACCGGCTTCCATCAATTTGACGATTTCGTTACCGGCATTGCGAATGATTTCTCCGTTCACCGGATCATTGTTGAGCCGCATACGGGCAATCAATTCATCCCAATCATCACCGGCAAGCCGTGCCCATCGCCAGAGCGTAGTAAGAGTTCGATCATTACCTTCCTGCGTTGTTGCAATCTGCATGATGAGGCCAGTGACGACAGAACGCGCGGTATCGGTAAAGAAGCGGTTCTTATCGTCACGCTCAACGGGCACGAGCATTTCCGCGATCATGTGCGCATCATCAACTAAATGAATGCTGCTAGTATCAGCTAGAATATCGAGTGGGTTATAGGATTCTGCTTCGCCAATATGCTCTTCCAGCAATCCCCACGGATTAAGAATGACAACCTGCCGTCCGCTTTCGCGTTGATACCGCGCTGTGATTGCAGCATTCTCGCCTTTGGGATCGATCACTACCCAGGAACCTGTATAACCACCTAAACCAAGCAGGTTGGGGATAATCAAATTCGTGCCTTTGCCACCCCGTGTACCAGCAACTGTTAGGATATGGCCTTTGTCCTTGAAGACATACCCGCCACCGATATACAGGCCTGGCCCTTGCCGGTAGGAGTTCAGTTCATCAGGCCGGGCAAACCGCGCCGAGCCAAAGCGGTCGCTTTCGACCAGTGAATTGTTAATGCCTATTTGCCAGCGCCGGAAAACAAAAAAGACAATGAGCGAAAAAAACAGGTTGGAACCCAGGAACACTAGAAACGCATAGCCTTGCAACCCTATAATTTCCGCGAGCAGCCTGAGCATGAATACGAGGCCAAACAGCACCAACCAGCCCAGGATCGCCCAGGCAAACATGGCAAACCGCACGATGGGATTTAAGGGATAGAGCAGGGGATATACGGCGAACGGCTTCATGAAGCGCAGATACGCCTGCGTATAGCCGAACAGGGCGCCCGCCAAGGTAATAGGCGTCAGAATGAGGCCGACCAGAAACAGAATGAGCCGGTTGCGGAACGAAGCACTTGGCTTGATCCGAAAAAGCTCTTCGATTTCGGCAGAGGTCACCCCAAGCCACCGTTTTGTCGAGTTACTGTCCAGCAGATTCATAGGGGAATAAAAAATCAATTCAAAATGCGCTATTTATCAATGCCATGCCTCGGCTGTTTCACGAATGCCGGAAACGGGTTGATGAAACGCGGTTTTTGCCACATGAAATTGCTAGGCAAAGCCATCGGTAGTATCCAGGACAGTATTTTTGGTTAAAATGAGCCTTTGCCTAAATTGGTTAGCTATCTCCACCCTTCAATCACATGGCCCCCATCCTGATCTTTTTACAAAAGATAAGGCGTTCTTATAGGCTGTTCCTCATTCTGACAGCAGGAGTTTTAAACGCCTTTCCCTTGGAAGCGCAAAAAGCGTCCGATCCGCCTAAAGTGATAGGGCGTTCCCTCTATGACAAGCTGGTAAAAGCCCAAAAAGAATACGAGGACGCGATGGTGAAAGGTGACTCTTTAGAGGTAGCCGAAATGTGCTATCGGTTAGGAAAACGCTATACAGGCCTGGGTGATTTTGAAACGGCCCAGAAATACTTTATCCGTTCCTTGCGGATACGTGAGCCACTGGGTTCCTCAGAAGCAGAAGCGGTTGGCAAAACGTATTTATTCATGTCACACTCTCTGGTGGAGCAGAAAAAGTATATTGAGGTCATGCAGACCATACGGAAGGCAATGGCGAATTTCAAAGCCGCTGGTTCCAAACACGGTCTAATAAGTGGATACACCTCAATGGCCGGTGCCCATACATTAGGGTATGAGTTGAATCGAGAAACGCCAGGAGTCTATCCTCCTTACTCGCTGGATAGTGCAATCTACTATTTTAATCAGGCTGAAAAATTGGCGTTGATGTTAAACGTGCCCATTGATATCGCCAACATTTACCTTATCAAAGGAACGCTCCTCTTGAAGGTCACCCCTCAGCTTGGGCTTGCTTACCTGAAGAAAGCGGATTCCATCTTTACAAAAGAAAAAACACCCTATCCCATTATCAATACGTCATTAAACCTGGCGGATGCCTGTCTGATTTTACAACAGCCTGTTGGTGCAAAAAAATGGCTAAGTCGGGCACAGTATGTCATGGACACGGCCAGGCAGGGTGATTTCCAACAACGAGGAAAACTCTTTCAAATTTATACCCGACTCTATGAACAAACCGGACACTGGCAAGAGGCATTAAAGACACAAAAGACGTATTATGATTTAACCGTAGAGGCACTACAAGCAGATCGAGAAGGGGCCATAACGCGTTTGAATATAGAGTATGAAACCCAGAAAAAAGAAGCCCAACTGAACTGGCAACGACGATTGAACGGGATCGTGATTGGGGTATGCATTCTAGCCATTATCGCGAGCATATTTTTTTACCGGTTTTTTCGGCGCTACCAGCGGCTTAGCCAGGAGAATGAGGCTTTGGTGATGGAGCAGAGCCATCGGGTGAAGAATAATTTTCAGCAACTCGCCAATCTGATGACATTACAGTCCAATCGTCTGACGAATGAAGACGCTCAAAAAGCCATCACTGAAGGATTGCTTCGCGTAGAAGTGATGGCCTTGGTACATCAACGGCTTTATTATAGGAACCAGCAATTGGTTAAAATCAACTTGGAGAATTTTATCCCTGAACTGGTCGAAGGTGTCTTGTATGGCTATAGCTATGCGCACATTCAGCCAATTTATACATTGGAACCTGTTTGGCTCCATCCCGATAAAGCGATGTCTTTGGGATTGATCATCAATGAACTGGTGACCAATTCCTGTAAATATGCATTCCCGGTCCAGCCTGCTTCTCGTCTCATAGTGACTTGCCAGCGTAGCGATCATACGATCAACGTGGAAATAGAGGATAATGGTCCCGGTTTTGACGCCGGGAAAAGCTATGAGAGCTTCGGCCTGAAATTAATTCAGGCCTTCACACAACGCTTACATGGTAAGGCTTGCCATGCAGCAGGTGGCAAGATATTCCGATTGTCATTCCCTGTTTATGATTCTCCATCTATCCATTTACACTCATGAAAACACCCGTACGCATTTTGATCGTAGAGGATGAGTCTCTAGCCGTTATGGCGATCAAAGA harbors:
- the ectB gene encoding diaminobutyrate--2-oxoglutarate transaminase, which produces MEIFESIESNVRSYIRHFPVIFDKAKGSKIYDEYGNAFIDFFAGAGSLNYGHNNPIVNKALIKYLKSDGITLSLDKATVAKREFLKRFNEIILLPRNLDYKIQFTGPTGANSVEAALKLARLIKKRQNIISFTNAYHGLSLGALAITGNSFYHNQFYSHRSNVAHMPYDGYFGEGFNTLSYMRRFLEDKGSGIELPAAIIVEIIQCEGGVNIASISWLKELELLCKELDILLIVDDIQIGNGRTGRFFSFEEAGLYPDLVCISKSIGGGHPMALLLIKPELDQWQPGKHTGTFRGNNLAMVASTEILNSYWQTNSLIESIDKNSKIIRTYLDLISQEIPELNMKVKGRGMIWGLEIPKLGFPNKVISHAFKRKLIIETCGINNHTIKLIPPLIIKRELLKEGLDIFRDVIHGLSKDEG
- a CDS encoding type IV secretory system conjugative DNA transfer family protein; this encodes MNLLDSNSTKRWLGVTSAEIEELFRIKPSASFRNRLILFLVGLILTPITLAGALFGYTQAYLRFMKPFAVYPLLYPLNPIVRFAMFAWAILGWLVLFGLVFMLRLLAEIIGLQGYAFLVFLGSNLFFSLIVFFVFRRWQIGINNSLVESDRFGSARFARPDELNSYRQGPGLYIGGGYVFKDKGHILTVAGTRGGKGTNLIIPNLLGLGGYTGSWVVIDPKGENAAITARYQRESGRQVVILNPWGLLEEHIGEAESYNPLDILADTSSIHLVDDAHMIAEMLVPVERDDKNRFFTDTARSVVTGLIMQIATTQEGNDRTLTTLWRWARLAGDDWDELIARMRLNNDPVNGEIIRNAGNEIVKLMEAGEETFGSILSSILQATDFLKSPSLQKALRSGYDPATLSDGDTALYIIIPADKLQSHARWLRLMATTTLRAVVRNPNKRVTFLLDEFAALGYLPEIETALSTYAGFEITVWPILQSLIQLQGLYGENWETFTANTAIRQFFTINDNFTANYVSAAIGQTSHVITTRSWFGVQDANANQRPLVTPDEVRRGSSDNIFAFFGGSPSTTFAKIPYFHLPELKGKFSNNPYHK
- a CDS encoding histidine kinase dimerization/phosphoacceptor domain -containing protein translates to MAPILIFLQKIRRSYRLFLILTAGVLNAFPLEAQKASDPPKVIGRSLYDKLVKAQKEYEDAMVKGDSLEVAEMCYRLGKRYTGLGDFETAQKYFIRSLRIREPLGSSEAEAVGKTYLFMSHSLVEQKKYIEVMQTIRKAMANFKAAGSKHGLISGYTSMAGAHTLGYELNRETPGVYPPYSLDSAIYYFNQAEKLALMLNVPIDIANIYLIKGTLLLKVTPQLGLAYLKKADSIFTKEKTPYPIINTSLNLADACLILQQPVGAKKWLSRAQYVMDTARQGDFQQRGKLFQIYTRLYEQTGHWQEALKTQKTYYDLTVEALQADREGAITRLNIEYETQKKEAQLNWQRRLNGIVIGVCILAIIASIFFYRFFRRYQRLSQENEALVMEQSHRVKNNFQQLANLMTLQSNRLTNEDAQKAITEGLLRVEVMALVHQRLYYRNQQLVKINLENFIPELVEGVLYGYSYAHIQPIYTLEPVWLHPDKAMSLGLIINELVTNSCKYAFPVQPASRLIVTCQRSDHTINVEIEDNGPGFDAGKSYESFGLKLIQAFTQRLHGKACHAAGGKIFRLSFPVYDSPSIHLHS